The Trinickia acidisoli genome includes a window with the following:
- a CDS encoding peptidoglycan DD-metalloendopeptidase family protein, with the protein MFTLRAMQTNNEQARLTAAQRVVCALALTTLAACATRLDQAPVVDRSSTLSTSAEPALAQAAPQPAVPLGPPPPGYYRVKPGDTLYRVALENGQNYRDIAAWNNLANPNQIEVDQLLRVVPPGASAAAVTPGVATAPVTAGGAVQGAPLASSTAAGAPGTPTANASVPPIYGAGPGSTATTIPPQPAAGAVASTPMADGSVAFAWPVRGPVLNTFDDNSNKGVNIGGTAGEPVKAAASGRVVYAGNGLRGYGNLIIIKHNATYLTAYAHNRTLMVKEGDAVAKGQEIAEMGNSDSDRVMLHFEIRRQGKPVDPMKYLPPQ; encoded by the coding sequence ATGTTTACGTTGCGCGCGATGCAAACCAACAACGAACAGGCTCGGTTGACCGCCGCTCAGCGCGTCGTCTGTGCGCTTGCCCTCACTACGCTCGCCGCGTGCGCGACGCGGCTCGATCAGGCGCCTGTCGTCGACCGTTCGAGCACGCTGTCGACGAGCGCCGAGCCCGCGCTCGCGCAGGCCGCCCCGCAGCCGGCCGTGCCGCTCGGGCCGCCGCCTCCCGGATACTACCGAGTAAAGCCCGGCGATACGCTCTATCGCGTCGCGTTGGAAAACGGTCAGAACTATCGCGACATCGCCGCGTGGAACAATCTCGCGAATCCGAACCAAATCGAAGTCGATCAACTGCTGCGCGTGGTGCCGCCCGGCGCGAGCGCGGCTGCGGTAACGCCTGGGGTTGCGACCGCGCCCGTAACCGCCGGCGGCGCCGTGCAAGGTGCGCCGCTTGCGTCGTCGACGGCGGCCGGCGCACCGGGCACGCCGACTGCGAATGCGTCGGTGCCGCCGATCTACGGCGCAGGCCCGGGGTCGACGGCAACGACGATTCCGCCGCAACCGGCTGCGGGGGCGGTGGCCAGCACGCCCATGGCCGACGGTAGCGTCGCATTTGCGTGGCCGGTGCGCGGGCCGGTTCTCAACACGTTCGACGACAACAGCAACAAAGGCGTCAACATTGGCGGGACCGCGGGCGAGCCGGTGAAAGCCGCCGCGTCCGGGCGTGTCGTCTACGCAGGAAATGGGCTGCGCGGCTACGGCAATCTCATTATCATCAAACACAATGCGACGTATCTCACCGCCTATGCACACAACCGCACTTTGATGGTAAAAGAGGGGGACGCGGTAGCGAAGGGGCAGGAGATCGCCGAGATGGGCAACAGCGATTCCGACCGCGTGATGCTGCATTTTGAGATCCGCCGGCAGGGCAAACCTGTCGATCCGATGAAATACTTGCCGCCGCAATAA
- the rpoS gene encoding RNA polymerase sigma factor RpoS: MPTSKRRKQQAETDTPNRVTHDMVQDVGASKNEPEDDPAESEAELEPDAASAEAEEGGEGREESREPGPDPDDFRALLQAELTADTIQHYLNRISVKPLLTVEEEQRYSRLAKAGEFEARQVMIERNLRLVVSIAKGYLNRGVPLLDLIEEGNLGLMHAIEKFDPTRGFRFSTYATWWIRQSIERAIMNQARTVRLPVHVIRELNQVLRAKRHLEKNSMNSGEAVERRDASIDDIAYLTGKTTDEVTDILALNEHTASLDAPLDLDPASSLLDLLSDDQSQSPDAEVQHRELETLTRAWLSRLSDKHRHVIERRFGLNHIEPATLEELADEMGLTRERVRQIQQEALVRLKRFFASNGVRKDAVL, translated from the coding sequence ATGCCGACATCGAAGCGCCGCAAGCAGCAAGCCGAAACGGACACGCCCAACCGCGTGACGCACGACATGGTGCAGGACGTCGGCGCTTCGAAGAACGAGCCCGAGGACGATCCTGCCGAGTCGGAGGCCGAGCTCGAGCCTGACGCGGCGTCGGCGGAGGCCGAAGAGGGCGGCGAAGGGCGCGAGGAATCCAGGGAGCCTGGGCCCGATCCGGATGACTTCCGGGCGCTTTTGCAGGCCGAGTTGACGGCCGATACGATTCAGCACTACCTGAACCGCATCAGCGTGAAGCCGTTGTTGACGGTCGAGGAGGAGCAGCGCTATTCGAGGCTCGCCAAGGCGGGAGAGTTCGAGGCGAGGCAGGTGATGATCGAGCGCAACCTGCGGCTCGTCGTCAGTATCGCGAAGGGCTATCTGAATCGCGGGGTGCCGCTGCTCGATTTGATCGAAGAAGGCAATCTCGGCCTGATGCACGCGATCGAGAAGTTCGACCCGACGCGCGGTTTTCGTTTTTCGACCTACGCGACCTGGTGGATACGTCAGAGCATCGAGCGCGCGATCATGAATCAGGCGCGCACGGTTCGACTACCCGTGCACGTGATTCGCGAGCTCAATCAGGTGCTGCGTGCGAAGCGGCACCTGGAAAAGAATTCGATGAATTCGGGCGAGGCTGTCGAGCGGCGCGACGCGAGCATCGACGATATCGCCTACCTGACGGGCAAGACGACGGACGAAGTCACCGACATCCTCGCGCTGAACGAACATACGGCGTCGCTCGATGCACCGCTCGACCTCGACCCGGCAAGCAGCCTGCTCGATTTGCTGTCCGACGATCAAAGCCAGTCGCCCGACGCGGAGGTGCAGCACCGCGAACTGGAAACACTTACACGCGCTTGGCTTTCTCGGTTGTCCGACAAGCACCGGCACGTCATCGAGCGCCGCTTCGGGCTCAATCACATCGAACCGGCGACACTCGAGGAACTGGCCGATGAGATGGGCTTGACGCGCGAGCGGGTGAGGCAGATCCAACAAGAAGCGCTCGTGCGCTTGAAACGCTTTTTCGCGTCCAACGGCGTGCGCAAGGACGCGGTTCTATAG